Genomic segment of Patescibacteria group bacterium:
AATTTGGTGTTAATGATATAGAATTATATTAAATAACTAAGGCAATAACGCCTGTCCCTAAAAATATGACAACCAAAATAATTGTGCTTTTGAATAAAAATTTTTCAGCTCCTCTTTTCGCGCTGTATATATCATTTGATCCTCCAAATATCCCTGATAATCCTGAACCTCTTTGTTGCATTAAAATAAAA
This window contains:
- the secG gene encoding preprotein translocase subunit SecG, with translation MENFLIVLQLVSALLLIIFILMQQRGSGLSGIFGGSNDIYSAKRGAEKFLFKSTIILVVIFLGTGVIALVI